A single Cucumis melo cultivar AY chromosome 4, USDA_Cmelo_AY_1.0, whole genome shotgun sequence DNA region contains:
- the LOC103502678 gene encoding nuclear pore complex protein GP210 isoform X1 produces the protein MSTLLPVLLVLLLMIGGSYGATPHFSSGPHIADVNILLPPRMTNPVEYRLQGSDGCFKWSWDHHDILTVLPEYNVSSHCSTSALLRSIAPYSGRKETAVYAADVHTGNVIRCKVFIDNFSRIQIFHNSIKLDLDGLATLRVRAFDSEENVFSSLVGLQFMWHLIPETEGSSHHLAHLPLKDSPLSDCGGLCGDLNIQIKLEDSGVFSDLFVVRGIEIGHEIVSVHLLEPDVKHMADKIVLTVAEAMSLEPPSPVFVLVGATVRYSLKVIRANIPQVVTLPSPHHRWSTSNSSIAHVDSDLGLTSALRFGVTAVTVEDTRVVGHIQMSALNVVMPESLHLYISPLPIVDEPVEGTERPISFANWYIVSGRQYLIQMKVFSRGPDAQEIYITESDDVQLHDNQSQCLRTYLLTNDLVPKHKWRTSRILQAISKGQGMLTASLSYYGSNYETKEVLKIIQEVFICEQVRFILDNRSGVSRNIFLPWTPSVYQEVLLKATGGCAKTSSDYKWFSSDISVVTVSASGVVQAKKSGKATVKVLSIFDSSNFDEVVIEVALPGSMMILPTFPVETVVGSYLQAAVSMQSSNGDYFYRCDAFNSHVKWKVESEFFIIQNNTWEMPVLDVLEKVELSGSSYGPPCSWASVYASGSGRTMLQATLYKEYQHFDLSLHGPILLKASLLIAAYPPLLVGHIGDGSKFGGFWVDPAPAEVNSLESLDKLHLVPGTCSNVMLRGGPHHWGQGVEFIESAEILEEEPDFGKGGIFVHQMSENYGSYQIQCQRLGTYTLRFKRGNLVGDGHPTPVIAVVLVSVTCGLPSSIVLIADEPVNKIDIIRTAIRADRGSMRLRTAPVTVANGRTIRMAAVGVSDLGEPFANSSSLHLRWELNRCESLAYWDELYGLKRSKYSWERFLTLQNESGECIVRATVTGFSDAVRDDYSAHWLDNSDNLLTDATRLQLVSTLRVHPEFTLLFFNPDLKANMSITGGSCFLDAVVNDSRIVDVIQPTPGMQCRDLALSPKGLGTALVTVYDIGLNPPLSSSAVVRVADVDWIEISSQEEISLLEQSSQVVDLAAGISDGSTFDSSQFAYMHILVHIEDQIVELVDTDDSMITGQAVVKASGFKIKAVSLGTTTIYVSILQQSGREILSKPIKIEVYAPPRVHPHNIFLLPGASYTLTVEGGPTVGTYVEFASLDNAIVNVHKSSGLLLAVSSGKSNISATFFRYGGSMICRAYGSIKVGIPSNVLLNVQNEQIGVGNEMPIYPLFPEGDAFSFYQLCKGYNWTIEDEKVLSFSSSERFSGRDYKSTSTVLDDAQSMSYMNEEIGFINMVYGRSSGITNIAVSFLCEFTSGSKVETKIFSSSASLSVIPNLPLALGVPITWILPPFYTSSKALPSSMDSYGHWESQSRKRTITYTVLRSCDKKDEDAWKNAISIHEERIKTSESNNIACIQAKDRSSGRMEIAACVRVTEVTQIRLTNQEFPFHVINLAVDTELRIPINYHDSLGNIFHEAHDVVLSYVETNYPDIVSVNYSSEDNGYIYLKARKHGRALVQVSIDKNPEKSDYILISVGALIHPQDPVIHVGSHLNFSIKGFKAQFSGRWISTNESVLSVDMLSGIAEAVGPGSTEVLFEGSNLNLRTTVTVQTGHTLSVVAPVEILTNVPFPAKGYNFSVNFRGQSGALLNDKRVLHDCRVDPPFVGYAKPWLDHDYDNSYCLFFPYSPEHLARSATKSKAMRPDISVTIYASSRESSQIFGSASALFVGGFSVMEMDKSATQLILTPDSNKTAITILGNTDVELHWHERDLVIVGPISKEESGVGGRAEYEVKAMGTKRFRDKILITLAANGQRTEIDVIYDPGEKEALETVFDTTTIWATVLGSLSLLILTITLFICYLDKPNRAQPSQPSWSLATTHTPTVTAPRTPDRSSPVISNEQSPRTPQPFVDYVRQTIDETPYYKCEGRRRFNVQNTF, from the exons ATGTCCACTCTCCTTCCTGTGCTTCTTGTTCTTCTCTTGATGATCGGTGGAAGCTACGGAGCGACGCCTCATTTCTCCTCTGGTCCCCACATTGCCGACGTGAATATTCTCTTGCCTCCCAGGATGACTAATCCAGTGGAGTACAGGCTTCAAGGAAGTGATGGTTGCTTCAAATG GTCTTGGGACCATCATGATATTCTCACTGTTCTACCGGAATATAATGTAAGTAGTCACTGCTCGACAAGTGCTCTGTTGAGATCTATTGCTCCATACAGCGGTCGCAAGGAGACTGCTGTTTATGCTGCTGACGTACACACTGGAAATGTAATTCGCTGCAAAGTTTTTATTGACAATTTTTCCAGAATCCAAATATTTCACAATTCTATCAAACTTGATTTGGATGGGCTTGCTACGCTCCGAGTCCGTGCCTTTGATAGTGAAG AAAACGTATTTTCATCATTAGTGGGCTTACAATTTATGTGGCATCTGATTCCTGAAACTGAAGGATCCTCGCATCACCTAGCTCATCTTCCCTTGAAGGATTCTCCTCTTAGTGATTGTGGTGGGTTATGTGGAGACTTGAATATTCAAATAAAACTGGAAGATAGT GGTGTATTTTCAGATCTGTTTGTTGTAAGAGGAATTGAAATTGGCCATGAAATCGTTTCTGTGCATTTGCTCGAACCGGATGTTAAGCACATGGCTGACAAGATTGTTCTGACTGTGGCAGAGGCTATGTCTCTTGAACCTCCGTCACCCGTTTTTGTCCTTGTAGGTGCTACTGTTCGTTACAGCCTTAAAGTCATTCGTGCCAACATACCCCAAG TGGTAACTTTACCGTCTCCACACCACCGATGGTCAACTTCAAACTCTTCCATAGCTCATGTTGATTCTGACCTGGGTTTAACAAGCGCTCTTAGGTTTGGAGTTACGGCTGTAACCGTCGAAGACACTAGGGTGGTTGGGCACATTCAAATGTCAGCATTAAATGTTGTCATGCCAGAATCTTTACATTTGTATATTAGTCCTTTGCCCATTGTTGATGAACCTGTTGAAGGAACAGAAAGACCTATATCTTTTGCCAATTGGTATATTGTTTCTGGTCGTCAGTATCTCATTCAAATGAAGGTTTTCTCACGAGGACCTGATGCACAAGAAATATACATCACTGAG AGTGATGACGTCCAGTTGCATGATAACCAATCCCAGTGCTTGAGAACTTATCTTTTGACCAATGATCTTGTACCTAAACACAAATGGCGAACTTCTAGAATTTTGCAAGCAATTTCAAAGGGACAAGGAATGCTGACAGCTTCACTGTCTTACTATGGTAGTAATTACGAAACAAAGGAG GTTCTCAAGATCATACAAGAAGTTTTCATTTGTGAACAAGTAAGATTCATCTTGGACAACAGAAGTGGCGTATCTAGAAACATCTTCCTACCTTGGACCCCTTCTGTTTATCAGGAGGTGTTACTTAAAGCTACCGGTG GTTGTGCTAAGACATCAAGTGACTACAAATGGTTTTCCTCTGACATAAGTGTCGTCACTGTATCTGCTTCTGGAGTTGTACAGGCAAAAAAGTCTGGGAAAGCAACTGTTAAAGTGCTATCTATTTTTGACTCATCAAATTTTGATGAG GTTGTAATTGAAGTAGCCCTGCCTGGATCAATGATGATACTTCCTACCTTCCCTGTAGAGACTGTCGTGGGGTCATATCTTCAAGCGGCTGTCTCAATGCAGTCATCAAATG GTGACTATTTCTATCGATGTGATGCTTTTAATTCTCATGTAAAGTGGAAAGTTGAAAGTGAATTTTTCATAATTCAAAATAATACATGGGAGATGCCTGTGCTGGACGTGCTAGAAAAGGTTGAGCTAAGTGGTTCTTCCTATGGCCCCCCTTGTTCATGGGCTTCTGTCTATGCTTCTGGTTCTGGTCGTACCATGCTGCAAGCCACATTGTATAAAGAATATCAGCATTTCGATCTCTCTTTGCATGGGcctattttattaaaagcatctTTACTAATTGCTGCTTATCCACCTCTCCTTGTTGGACACATTGGTGATGGTAGTAAATTTGGTGGCTTTTGGGTTGATCCGGCTCCAGCAGAAGTCAATAGTTTGGAAAGTCTGGATAAGTTACATCTTGTTCCCGGAACATGTTCTAATGTCATGCTTCGCGGTGGTCCTCATCATTGGGGTCAAGGTGTTGAATTTATTGAAAGTGCTGAAATTTTGGAAGAAGAACCTGATTTTGGCAAGGGTGGAATTTTTGTGCACCAAATGTCTGAAAATTATGGTTCATATCAAATTCAGTGCCAAAGACTAGGAACCTAT ACACTTCGTTTTAAACGTGGTAATTTGGTTGGAGATGGCCATCCGACACCTGTAATCGCAGTAGTTCTCGTCTCAGTCACATGTGGACTTCCTTCCTCAATTGTTTTGATAGCTGATGAACCTG TGAATAAAATTGACATCATACGAACTGCAATTCGAGCTGACCGGGGTTCAATGAGACTCCGCACTGCTCCTGTCACTGTGGCTAATGGCCGCACTATAAGAATGGCTGCAGTTGGTGTCAGTGATTTAGGAGAACCTTTTGCAAACTCATCTTCTCTTCATTTGAGGTGGGAACTTAACCGTTGTGAAAGTTTGGCTTACTGGGATGAGCTGTATGGTTTAAAGAGGTCTAAGTATAGCTGGGAGAGATTTTTGACCTTGCAAAATGAATCAGGAGAG TGCATTGTTCGTGCAACTGTCACTGGCTTTAGTGATGCTGTGAGGGATGATTATTCTGCCCACTGGCTTGATAACTCAGATAACCTTTTGACAGATGCAACACGCTTACAG CTTGTTTCTACTCTAAGAGTTCACCCAGAGTTCACTTTGCTGTTTTTCAATCCTGATCTCAAG GCAAATATGTCGATTACTGGAGGGAGCTGTTTCTTGGATGCTGTTGTGAATGATTCTCGTATAGTTGATGTTATTCAACCTACTCCAGGTATGCAATGCCGAGATTTAGCATTGTCACCTAAAGGATTGGGGACTGCACTTGTGACTGTTTATGACATTGGGCTCAATCCTCCACTATCATCTTCAGCTGTG GTTCGTGTTGCCGATGTAGATTGGATCGAGATTAGTTCTCAAGAAGAAATAAGCCTGCTG GAACAAAGCTCTCAAGTCGTTGATTTGGCTGCTGGGATTAGTGATGGAAGTACTTTTGACTCCTCCCag TTTGCGTACATGCATATTCTTGTACATATTGAAGATCAAATAGTTGAGCTTGTAGACACTGATGATTCTATGATTACTGGTCAAGCGGTGGTTAAAGCTTCAGGTTTCAAAATTAAAGCTGTATCACTTGGGACAACAACTATTTAT GTGAGTATTCTACAACAATCTGGACGTGAAATATTAAGCAAGCCAATAAAGATTGAAGTCTATGCACCGCCAAGAGTCCATCCCCACAATATTTTTCTACTTCCAGGTGCATCTTATACT CTCACAGTTGAAGGTGGTCCAACAGTTGGAACATACGTTGAGTTTGCTAGTTTGGATAATGCAATTGTGAATGTTCACAAATCTTCTGGACTGCTTTTGGCAGTTTCGTCAGGGAAAAGT AATATCAGTGCCACCTTTTTTCGCTATGGAGGCTCTATGATTTGTCGAGCATATGGAAGCATTAAAGTAGGAATTCCGTCCAATGTGCTGTTGAATGTACAAAATGAACAAATAGGTGTTGGGAACGAGATGCCTATTTACCCCTTGTTTCCAGAG GGTGATGCTTTTTCCTTTTATCAATTGTGCAAAGGTTACAACTGGACTATTGAAGATGAAAAG GTGTTGAGTTTTAGTTCATCGGAGCGCTTCAGTGGTAGAGACTACAAGTCTACTTCAACTGTTTTAGATGATGCTCAGTCCATGAGTTATATGAACGAGGAAATTGGTTTTATCAACATGGTATATGGAAG ATCTTCAGGCATAACAAATATTGCTGTTTCTTTCTTATGTGAATTCACTTCTGGCTCCAAAGTAGAAACAAAAATTTTCAGTTCCTCAGCATCTTTATCAGTGATACCTAATCTTCCCCTTGCTCTTGGAGTTCCAATCACCTGGATTCTTCCCCCCTTCTACACTTCAAGCAAAGCTTTGCCATCATCCATGGACTCATATGGCCACTGGGAGAGTCAGAGCCGAAAAAGAACTATAACATATACCGTATTAAGAAGTTGTGATAAAAAGGATGAAGATGCCTGGAAGAATGCCATTTCCATTCATGAGGAAAGAATAAAGACTTCAGAAAGTAACAATATTGCATGCATTCAGGCAAAGGATCGCTCTTCTGGAAGAATGGAGATTGCTGCTTGTGTCAGAGTGACAGAG GTTACCCAAATAAGGCTAACAAATCAGGAATTCCCTTTCCATGTGATCAATCTTGCTGTGGATACCGAACTCCGTATTCCAATAAACTACCATGATTCTCTAG GCAATATCTTTCATGAGGCTCATGATGTTGTCCTCTCTTACGTGGAAACTAACTACCCAGATATTGTTTCCGTAAATTACTCAAGCGAAGACAATGGATATATTTATTTGAAG GCAAGGAAGCATGGTAGAGCTCTTGTCCAAGTGTCGATTGACAAGAATCCAGAAAAGTCAGACTATATATTG ATTTCAGTCGGTGCACTAATACATCCTCAAGACCCAGTAATTCATGTTGGTAGTCATCTCAACTTCAGTATAAAAG GTTTTAAAGCCCAATTTTCTGGCCGGTGGATTTCAACCAATGAAAGTGTTTTATCTGTGGATATGCTATCTGGAATAGCTGAAGCAGTTGGTCCAGGTTCAACAGAAG TACTATTTGAAGGTTCAAATTTGAACTTACGGACAACAGTGACAGTGCAGACTGGGCACACTTTGTCCGTGGTTGCCCCAGTTGAAATTCTGACAAATGTTCCTTTCCCAGCAAAAGGATATAACTTCTCTGTGAATTTCAG AGGCCAATCTGGAGCTCTTCTAAATGATAAGAGAGTCCTGCACGACTGTAGAGTCGACCCTCCCTTTGTTGG TTACGCAAAGCCGTGGTTGGATCATGACTATGACAATTCATACTGCCTCTTTTTTCCTTACTCGCCGGAGCACTTAGCACGCTCGGCGACCAAGTCGAAGGCCATGAGACCAGATATATCTGTAACTATTTACGCTTCATCTCGAGAATCCAGTCAAATTTTTGGATCTGCTTCTGCACTCTTCGTTGGAGGCTTTTCTGTTATGGAGATGGACAAG AGTGCAACACAATTGATTCTGACTCCAGACTCGAACAAGACTGCTATAACTATCTTGGGGAATACAG ACGTTGAACTTCATTGGCATGAACGGGATTTGGTCATTGTTGGTCCTATTTCTAAAGAAGAATCTGGAGTCGGTGGTCGTGCAGAGTATGAA GTGAAAGCAATGGGAACGAAGAGATTCAGAGATAAAATTCTTATAACATTAGCCGCTAACG GTCAGAGAACAGAAATTGATGTCATCTATGACCCTGGAGAAAAAGAAGCATTGGAAACCGTCTTTGATACGACAACCATTTGGGCTACAGTACTTGGCTCTCTATCTTTGCTCATATTGACTATTACTTTATTCATTTGTTACCTGGACAAGCCTAATAGAGCTCAGCCTTCTCAGCCCTCTTGGTCTCTTGCCACTACTCATACTCCAACCGTTACAGCACCCCGCACGCCTGATCGCAGCAGCCCTGTTATCTCAAACGAACAGTCTCCTCGAACACCACAACCGTTTGTAGACTATGTGAGGCAAACAATTGATGAGACTCCATACTACAAATGTGAGGGAAGACGGAGATTCAATGTGCAAAATACCTTCTAG